The window AAAAAGCCTTCGTCACAGGCGGTGGGGTGTCTGTTAAGGAAATTGAACCTAAAACTATGGCTTCAAAAATGAAAACAGGCTTATTCTTTTGTGGCGAAATCTTAGACATTCATGGATACACGGGTGGCTACAATATCACTAGCGCCCTTGTAACCGGACGTATTGCAGGCATGAGTGCTGGATTATTGGAATAATAAGCTAGTATACATGAGGTGACGGATACCTCGATCTAATCAGTCCCTAGTCTATCCTAAAGAATTAAGAATCGACCCTACATAAGAGGCTAATCCAAGTAACAAATGGGTTAGCCTCTTATTATTGAATGTTCAAAAGAAACAGCTCGCGTTGTAGTTCCTCTTTACGGAATTTCTCCTCTAGTAATTCCTGTAACAATTGATGTTTTCTTTCTTCATCACTTACAAGTAACTTAATTTTCTCGCGGGCAGTTAGTAAAAATTTTAGATACTCTTCATAACTTTCGTCAAAAAATTCATTTAAATCGTTCTTAATTTGTTTTGCTAACAAGGGACTTGCCCCTTCTGTTGAAATGGCGATTTTCAGCTTTCCTCTTTCTAAATAAGCCATATTGTAAAAATTACTATCATCAGGTGAGTCAACAATATTCACAAGTTGGTTTTCTGAACAGTTTTTTCTAACAGCTGCATTTACCTCGCGATTATTTGTGGCAGCAATAACAAGAAAGGCATCCTTTGTATCCGTTATTTCAAAATCTCGCTCCAACCATTGAATCTCTCCTTGTAAAAAATATGTATGTAATGTATTCGTAAGCGAAGGACTTACAATTACAATTCGTGCATTTTGTCCTAAGAGCAGCTTGGTTTTTTTTGTTGCAATTTCCCCGCCACCAACAATGAGTACTCGTTTATTTTTTAAATTCAACATTACCGGATACATCGATTTTCCTCCTAACATAGAAATAAAGGCTGTATCGAAATACAACCTTTATCATAGACTATTAAGCTTGATTATGGAACTCGCGACCATCTGTTACTGCATCGACATAACCGGCACGGATTACGAAGTCACCCAAGTATTCGTTATCTAAGCGTTCTTTAGCATAGTGTTCAATAATCGGACGAAGTGTTGATAAAATCTCCTCTTCTCCTATATTTTCCTTATAGATTTTATTTAATCGATTACCAGTATGACTAGCCCCTAGATAGAAATTATATTTCCCTGGTCCTTTACCGATAAATCCAATCTCGCCCATTGCAGCACGAGAGCACCCGTTTGGACAGCCTGACATACGGATTGTTATATCTTGATCACGCAAACCGTTTTCATCCAGAATAACTTCTATTTTTTCGATTAATGAAGGTAAATAACGTTCTGCCTCAGCCATTGCTAAACCACAAGTTGGTAATGCTACACAAGCAATTGCGTTGCGACGTAATGCTGAGTAATTATCACTGTCGGTTAGTTGATATTTTTCAATAATCTCATTGATTGCTTTTTTTGCTCGCGCACCAACGTTTGCAATCACCACATTTTGATTTCCAGTAAAACGGAATTCCCCTTTATGGATTTCTGCAATTTCACGTAATGCCGTTTTCAATGGGTAATTATCAAAATCACGTACACGACCATTTTGAATAAATAATGTGAAATGATATTTACCATCATCCCCTTTTATCCAACCGTAACGATCACCAGTATGCTCAAAATGAAATGCTTTCGCTTCTTCAAATGTATATCCTAAACGCGACTCAATTTCTTCTTTTACACTATCTAAGCCTAAACGATCGACTGTATATTTGAAACGAGCATACTTACGTACAGAACGATCACCATAATCACGTTGTACCGTCATAATTTTCTCACACACGTCAACAATTCTATCCTTTGAAACATATCCGATTAGACGGCTAAGTTGCGGATACGTTGCTGTATCACCATGAGTCATACCCATACCACCGCCAATTGCTACGTTAAAGCCTATTAACTCGTTATTCTCTAACACTGCTATTAAGCCGATATCTTGAGAGAATACGTCAACATCATTAGCAGGTGGGATAGCGATACCGATTTTAAATTTACGTGGCAAGTAAAGTGAACCATAAATCGGTTCTTGTTCTTCTTGTGTATCAACAATTTTTTCTTTATCTAACCAAATTTCATAATACGCATTTGTTCGAGGTAATAAGTGATCACTAATTTTAGATGACCATTCAAATATTTCCTGATGCAACTGGGATTGATATGGATTTGCATTACACATAACATTTCGGTTTACGTCACCACAAGCTGCAATCGTATCAAATAAAACACTATTCAGTTCTTGCATATGTTTTTTCATATTCCATTTTAAAATCCCATGGAATTGAATTGTTTGACGTGTAGTAATTTTAAAAGACTGATTTCCATACTTCTCTGCTAGCTCATCCATTTTAAGCCATTGCTCTGGTGTAGCGACACCACCGGGCATACGCACACGAACCATGAATTGATAAGCTGGCTCTAATTTCTTATGTTCACGTTCTAAACGAACATCACGGTCATCCTGTAAATAGCTTCCGTGGAACTTCATTAATCGATTATCCCAATCGGAAATACCTGAGCTGAGTTCATCCTCCATTGATTCTACTAGAGACCCACGCAAGTAATTACTTTCTGCTTTTATCTCCTCAACATCACTTGGTTTACCTTCTTGAGGTGGTAATACAACTTTTTGTACCATTCGTACTTCCCCCTTAATATACATCTCGTTGATAGCGTTTTTGTTTACGAAGTTCTTCAAGATATTCTTTTGCTTGTTCTTCTGTTTTGTTTCCTTGTTCTGCGATGATATGTAGCAATGTATTATGAACGTCAGCAGCCATATGATCCTTATCACCACATACGTAAAGACTTGCGCCTTTCTCTACCCATTCGAATAGTTCAGCCGCATGCTTTTGCATTTTGTGTTGAACATAAACTTTTTCTTCTTTGTCGCGAGAAAAGGCTACATCCAGTTTTGTTAATACTCCAGATTTCAGCCAGCTTTGCCACTCTGTTTGATACAAGAAGTCTGTTACAAAATGCTGGTCTCCAAAGAATAACCAGTTCTTGCCTTCTGCACCACGCTCTTCACGCTCTTGAATAAAGGAACGGAATGGCGCAACACCAGTACCAGGGCCAACCATAATAATTGGCGTATCATCTGCTGGTAATTTAAAATTCGGATTCTTTTGTACATAAACTCTAACACTATCACCAATTTCTAAATTGTCTGCAACATGGGTTGAACATACCCCTAAACGTTCACGACCCTCTACTTCATAACGAACTGCTCCAATTGTGACATGCACTTCCTCTGGATATGCTGCTAGACTACTGGAAATTGAATATTGACGTGCAGGTAGTTTTCTTAAGACATCGACAAAGCTTTGTTCGTTCCAGCTAAAAGGAGCAAATTTTTCGACAACATCAACTAGATCACGGCCATGAGTATAGCTCTTAAATGCTTCACGATCTGTAAGTAATGCATGGAATTCTTCGTTTAACGTGAATTCACCAATTTTTTGCATGACTGGCTTAGAAAGCACTGTAATTTCTAGTAAATTTGTCAAAGCATATTTCAGTGTTACTTCTTCGCCTTCCACACTTACTAAGTGTTCATCTTTGAAACCTAAGGCAGAAATTAATGAATTAACTAGGCCTTTATTATTTGTTGGGTAAATTGCTAGACTATCACCTGGCTCAAATGTAATTCCTGAATTCTCCAGAGATAATTCCAAGTGAATTGTTTCCTTATTTGAGCCTACACCATTTAGGTTAATCTTTTCTAGAATCTCAGCGTTGAATGGATTTTTGCGAGTGTACAGGACAGTAGACTCCAAGACAGTAGGAGCAGCTTCTTGAATCGTTTGCCCACTTACTTCGCCTTCCTGTAATTTCACTTTTACAGAATCAAACCATTTAGCTGCTGGGTCATCATAATCCAGATCGCAGTCAACACGTTCAACTAATCTTGAAGCACCGAGCTTTTCTAACTGTTCATCGAAATCTATTCCTGTTTTGCAGAAAAATTCGTAGGAACTGTCTCCTAAAGAAAGAACCGCAAATTTAACATGATCTAATTTTGGTGCTCGCTTTCCATAAAGATAGCTATGGAAAGAAATGGCGTTATCTGGTGGTTCACCCTCACCATGCGTACTTGCAATCACAAGTAAGTGGTCCAATTTTTTTAAAGCATTTGTTTTAAAGTCGCTCATTGAAGAAACATTCACTTCAAACCCAGCTTTTTCTAATTGAGCACCATATTTTTTAGCTAGCCCACCAGCATTACCTGTTTGAGAAGCATACAAGATTGTAATGTGCTTTGATGGAGCTTTTTCAACAGGAGTTGGTAAAACTACAACATTACTCGATGGTTGCTCACTTACAATTGGTGCATTTGTAGCTTGTGTACCTACTAGGGCAGTTGCACTTAAGTAACCCGTTAACCAGATTTTTTGGTTTTGTGTTAATGTTGCAAAAATTTCATTTAGTTGCTGGACTTGTTGTTCGTTAAAAGGGCTATTTGTTACTTCTAACTTCACTTCCGACACACCTCTTCGCCTAAATTATTTTAATCTAATCTTTTCATTTTTTTCGATTTGTACAATAATGTTATCCTGGACAATTAAAGTAATTGAGCCATATTTCATCGTACTCATCATTTTTTTTAGGTTTTCTACTGCCTGTTCAAAGTTCTCTTGTTTTTTATCCATTTGGAACACTCTCCCTATACGAATATAACGTTTCTTGAACTCGCTCAATTAACACCTGACGCACGTTATCGTCATACCCTAAACACTCGCAAAGGACTACCTCACTATCCGAAAAACCAAGGCTGGCCATTTTCTTTTGAATGCCAATTTTCAAAAGACCCGTAAACAAAATATATGGAACAACATATACTGGATTTTCACGATTGTTTTGTAATTGCTTTAGTGTATTTTCAAATGAGGGGCCTTTCCCGTATAAGAAACAAATATCAACCTTCGCATAGTTATATTTTCGTTTTAGGTGATCTGCAATTTGTTGAAAGTCTATTTGAACGCTTTCATCACTACTTCCACGTCCAATCAGTAAAACATCCATCTCCTCATTATGCTTTGTGCTCTTTTGTCGCACTCGTTCTTGTAAACTATCAATCAGTTTTTCTTGGATGCCAAAAGTTTTACCGAACGTAAATGAAACATTTGGATAAAGTTCTTTTGCTTTGTCAATCTCAAGGGGAATATCTTGTTTAGCATGGTTTGCAGTCAAAAGAAGAATAGGAATGATGGCAATTTCGGTTGCACCTTTTGCAATACAGGCAGAAACACCTTCCACAATCGAAGGTTCAGCTAGCTCAAGGAAGCAAATTTCTTGGATTTCTACATCAATTTGAGGTTTAACTGTTTCAATAAATTGTCTCGCTTCTTCTACACCAGCTTTTACACGGCTACCATGGGCAACATACAATACTGCTTGCAAACTTTTCCCCTTCTTTCTTAAACTGAAATTTTTTGTAAACTGTCGGTTGTTTTTTCATACCAAGCAATTTTCTCACGCATTTTTACTACTTCACCAACAAGAATCATACTTGGGTTTTGAATTTCCTCATTTTTGGCTATTTCTACAATTGTTTCTAACGTACCCGTAATCGTTTTTTGGTGTTCTGTTGTTCCCCAGTGAATAAGTGCGACTGGCGTTTTTGGATTACGATTATATTTCATTAGCTGCTCTGTAATATATGGCAGATTCCCTACCCCCATATAAATGGCAAGTGTATCGACCGATTCAGCTAAGCCTTTCCAGTTTATTGCATCATCTTTTCCTTCCCTCATATGACCAGTCACAAGGGCAAAGCTAGATCCCAAATCACGATGTGTAACCGGAATGCCTGCATAAGCTGGCGCTGCCACACCAGAAGTAACACCTGGAACAATTTCAAATGGAATACCGGCTTCCACTAGTACTTCCGCTTCTTCTGCCCCACGGCCAAAAACAAATGGATCGCCACCTTTTAGACGGGTAACCACTTTACCTTGGCTTGCATGCTCGACTAGCAATCTATGGATTCTATCTTGAATCACACCATGTAATTTGGGTAGTTTACCAACAAAAATAAGCTCCGCATTAGGTTTCGCAAATTCTAATAGTTCACTATTTACCAGGCGGTCGTAAAGAATCACATCAGCTTTTTGGATACACTTTAAACCTTTAACTGTTATTAAATCTACACTTCCTGGTCCAGCTCCAACTATGTATACTTTCCCCATTATGAACCCCCTACGTAGCACAAAATAATACTTTAATATAAACACAACAATTCTTATTGGTCAACTATGTTTTTAAAAAATATGATTTTTCTGTCTTTTTATATTATTTTTTAAAAACCCCAATAACTCATGTAGTAAAACAATCCTACACCACGAGTTGATTGGGGCCTCTAGTTATCTAGTCAGCTATTCAAATTCATAGTAAACTTATATACATAATAATTTTTAGGGTTTTATATGTCAATAATCACTTTCTAAAAATTTAAACTAATTAATTCATTTCTCGTTTAGTAAAACAATACTTACCAAATTAGATTAAATTGACATGCCTCCCATTGCCGACTTTCCTTCAATACGGGTTCTTTCTTACTTAAAAAAATGCTTGAAGGTTAGACCTCCCAGCATTTCAATTATCGATCTAATTCTTGGTAACGCAACTGATAACGTCCACCATCAGCTACTGCTGAGTGATACAACGCCTTTAGAGCTAAATT is drawn from Lysinibacillus sp. SGAir0095 and contains these coding sequences:
- a CDS encoding NAD(P)-binding protein, which produces MYPVMLNLKNKRVLIVGGGEIATKKTKLLLGQNARIVIVSPSLTNTLHTYFLQGEIQWLERDFEITDTKDAFLVIAATNNREVNAAVRKNCSENQLVNIVDSPDDSNFYNMAYLERGKLKIAISTEGASPLLAKQIKNDLNEFFDESYEEYLKFLLTAREKIKLLVSDEERKHQLLQELLEEKFRKEELQRELFLLNIQ
- the cysI gene encoding assimilatory sulfite reductase (NADPH) hemoprotein subunit; amino-acid sequence: MVQKVVLPPQEGKPSDVEEIKAESNYLRGSLVESMEDELSSGISDWDNRLMKFHGSYLQDDRDVRLEREHKKLEPAYQFMVRVRMPGGVATPEQWLKMDELAEKYGNQSFKITTRQTIQFHGILKWNMKKHMQELNSVLFDTIAACGDVNRNVMCNANPYQSQLHQEIFEWSSKISDHLLPRTNAYYEIWLDKEKIVDTQEEQEPIYGSLYLPRKFKIGIAIPPANDVDVFSQDIGLIAVLENNELIGFNVAIGGGMGMTHGDTATYPQLSRLIGYVSKDRIVDVCEKIMTVQRDYGDRSVRKYARFKYTVDRLGLDSVKEEIESRLGYTFEEAKAFHFEHTGDRYGWIKGDDGKYHFTLFIQNGRVRDFDNYPLKTALREIAEIHKGEFRFTGNQNVVIANVGARAKKAINEIIEKYQLTDSDNYSALRRNAIACVALPTCGLAMAEAERYLPSLIEKIEVILDENGLRDQDITIRMSGCPNGCSRAAMGEIGFIGKGPGKYNFYLGASHTGNRLNKIYKENIGEEEILSTLRPIIEHYAKERLDNEYLGDFVIRAGYVDAVTDGREFHNQA
- a CDS encoding assimilatory sulfite reductase (NADPH) flavoprotein subunit yields the protein MKLEVTNSPFNEQQVQQLNEIFATLTQNQKIWLTGYLSATALVGTQATNAPIVSEQPSSNVVVLPTPVEKAPSKHITILYASQTGNAGGLAKKYGAQLEKAGFEVNVSSMSDFKTNALKKLDHLLVIASTHGEGEPPDNAISFHSYLYGKRAPKLDHVKFAVLSLGDSSYEFFCKTGIDFDEQLEKLGASRLVERVDCDLDYDDPAAKWFDSVKVKLQEGEVSGQTIQEAAPTVLESTVLYTRKNPFNAEILEKINLNGVGSNKETIHLELSLENSGITFEPGDSLAIYPTNNKGLVNSLISALGFKDEHLVSVEGEEVTLKYALTNLLEITVLSKPVMQKIGEFTLNEEFHALLTDREAFKSYTHGRDLVDVVEKFAPFSWNEQSFVDVLRKLPARQYSISSSLAAYPEEVHVTIGAVRYEVEGRERLGVCSTHVADNLEIGDSVRVYVQKNPNFKLPADDTPIIMVGPGTGVAPFRSFIQEREERGAEGKNWLFFGDQHFVTDFLYQTEWQSWLKSGVLTKLDVAFSRDKEEKVYVQHKMQKHAAELFEWVEKGASLYVCGDKDHMAADVHNTLLHIIAEQGNKTEEQAKEYLEELRKQKRYQRDVY
- a CDS encoding YezD family protein; this translates as MDKKQENFEQAVENLKKMMSTMKYGSITLIVQDNIIVQIEKNEKIRLK
- a CDS encoding sirohydrochlorin chelatase; the encoded protein is MQAVLYVAHGSRVKAGVEEARQFIETVKPQIDVEIQEICFLELAEPSIVEGVSACIAKGATEIAIIPILLLTANHAKQDIPLEIDKAKELYPNVSFTFGKTFGIQEKLIDSLQERVRQKSTKHNEEMDVLLIGRGSSDESVQIDFQQIADHLKRKYNYAKVDICFLYGKGPSFENTLKQLQNNRENPVYVVPYILFTGLLKIGIQKKMASLGFSDSEVVLCECLGYDDNVRQVLIERVQETLYSYRESVPNG
- the cobA gene encoding uroporphyrinogen-III C-methyltransferase, with product MGKVYIVGAGPGSVDLITVKGLKCIQKADVILYDRLVNSELLEFAKPNAELIFVGKLPKLHGVIQDRIHRLLVEHASQGKVVTRLKGGDPFVFGRGAEEAEVLVEAGIPFEIVPGVTSGVAAPAYAGIPVTHRDLGSSFALVTGHMREGKDDAINWKGLAESVDTLAIYMGVGNLPYITEQLMKYNRNPKTPVALIHWGTTEHQKTITGTLETIVEIAKNEEIQNPSMILVGEVVKMREKIAWYEKTTDSLQKISV